The DNA sequence TTTCTCCTCCTCTATTTACCATTAATGCCTACCTTAGACCATTAAGACTTCTTCGTACATATCATGGGGGTGGGCGGGTGGGGCGGAGGAAGTAGGGGGAAACCTGCAGCCACAGCTTCGAAGAACTGAAGATATCAACATGTCTCCCATGTGCTCTTCTCACTACTCTCCATGTGATCGCAAGTATTATTTTGGCACCTTCATTTGCGAGGGAATTGAtatttgtttctttatttgtttatctaattcCAACAATGGTATTCCGGTCTTCTGTCAACATCAAATATATATGTATCTGATGATGGTGGATATCATTAAGTAGACAATCCATTTGGTATGATGAATTCTAAATGTTATTagggatattttacatctaatgttTATTATGAATAATTTGAATGTATGTCATAAAGAAGATCGTGTAGTTAAATGGTTGGTTACTCATGCTTGAGTCAATAAACTCTTTTGTTTTAATCTCTTGAACTTGGAATCTTTCGAAGCGAATTAGATTATTTCGCTACTATTCTTACGGTGACAATAATGATAAATGTTTAAGTAGACTTTTTTTCCCTATATTTTGTAGAGAAAAATTGACATATGATCTATTCAAAACTAtcatatgataattatttttgcGAGTAGCTACTGATCTATCTTATTTAGACCTAATGAGCTTAATTATAACATAATAATTCATTGATATTAGGCCTCTGGCGATAGTTGATATTCTCATCACAAATATTAGACATTTATTACTAGACTTAGAGAATACATTAACGATCAATCATCATCCGATACAAGCACCACATGAAAGCTATCGGAATGAAAAAAGTTTAGATCACCCCGCCCATTTGTCTGTGTAGACAAAAGTCCAAAGTAAACCATTGGGGACTATCTCCTCTCATTGCTCACAAGGATAAAATGTCAAACAAGGTTGTTGGGATGGTTGTAGGCTACCCCTCTAATGTTAAATATAAACAATAATCCCAATTGCTATGTcaggaggtttttttttttttttgaaaaaaactcATACACTAAAATGATCTCGGACTAACTTGAATATCGGAGGGATCGGATCAAAATTTTTTCTTCAATATCGATCTTAATGCAGGTGACCCCTTGAAAGCTCAACACTTCTATCTCAAAGCCATCTTAAGCATGCCTCGAAGCAACTTTGAACACTCTTACACTATTGGGTTCGAACCACGTCGGATTGACTCAAACGTCAATGATGATTTTTCCTATAAAAACTATGCATACACTTAAAAGATAGCTTTATTAGAAACCTTTGACATTTGATTTCCACCGATAATCAAATGTGTTTTGAGGATTCAACTTAATAGAAGAATTATATAATGgtaatattttcatttggataaaaaaaaacatgatatggaATAATTATTGTGTCGTATCCCCTTATCATGTTTCATCCAATTTAGCTCATAACTATCATaatatctttttaaaaaatatatttattttaaaatgttaagctttatttatttgttaatgatagaagataagatttcctcaactatacgaggaaatctctctattatgttgaggaaaatcatctattctgttgagggaaatcccatctgtaaattattcttatcttctattctttcagcAATCAGCAGCAGCGATCTGTTCTTGTTCTACTCACGAACCATCTTGATAGAAGATGATAGAAGATAATATTTcctcaactatacgaggaaatctctctattctgttgagggaaatcctctattatgttgagaaaaattcctccttctaatctgtataaataagagagacaTTAACAGttacttcaataattttttttaataattattcttatcttttattctttccgaCGGTTAACACTTTCATATGCGAAATTATAATTCCTTAAATGAGGAAGTTTTTTTAGGTATATAAATGATGATGGTAACATACGTAACTAACATACGTAGCTCTCACGTGAGATCTTTCGGAACCTCTATTTCCGTGACGTACACAATTTTTTTTAAGGACATTTCTAAAGACAAAGCTCGTCCGTACGGAAGTCGTCACGAGAGCGGTATCTCCCGGTTCGTGTTCGGTCGAGTTACACTTCAAGCCACGAAGGAAATCAGGACACGAATTTGTGCAGGACTCCTATTCTTCTCCTGCGTCTGCGACGTCTCTCGCTCCTATTGCTCGTTTTGGTATCGTCGTCTCCTGTCCACACACCCACCTTCTATATTTACACCCCTCGACGGGCCCGGCGGCTTCCCCTCCTCCCCATTGAATTGGAATCCATGGCCACCTTATAATCCATAGGGAGGGGCAGGAGCAGGGGAAAACAACACAGAAGGAGGCCATTCCGCCACCGCTCCCATGGATCAGTCCCTCCCTTTCCGATATCCCCCTCTCCTCGCATCCTCCTCCCCTGACTCCTCCGCTACCCGCCGACTTCGCGTCCTGGCCGTCCTCATGGCGGTGCTCTTGGTTGGAATCGTCTCCGTCGACGTCATCGTCCGAGGCAGAGCTCCTCGTGATAGGACGGCACTCCGCCCCACGGATGCCATCCCCCGCTCCCGTGGCCCGGCTGATGGCGTCTCGGAGAAGTCATCCCGCTCTGGCCTCTCCTCATCCGCCACCGCGGGTGTCAAGGGACCAGAAGATTACTTCCAATGGACCAAAGAGATGCTCCAATGGCAGCGCACGGCCTTCCATTTCCAACCCCTCGACAACTGGATGAACGGTCCGCTCCTCCGCTTTccacttcctctctctctctctcgatttgtAGTCGTTCTAATTGCTgacttcgtcttcttctttttcttctccgatTCCCTTGTCTTCACGTCTCTTCCATGCATCAGATCCAAACGGTGAGAACCTCTCCTTTCCTCTCATCTGTAGCTTTCTTTTCGAGGATTGATATGTAAGCAGTTGATTTCTGACCGTCGATGTTGGCCGCGGCAGCGCCGTTGTTCTACAAGGGGTGGTACCATTTCTTTTACCAGTACAACCCGAGCAGCCCGGTGTGGGGTAACATCACCTGGGGCCACGCTGTCTCACGTGACCTCGTACGTTGGCTCCACCTCCCTCTCGCCCTCGTCCCCGATCACTGGTACGACTCCCGCGGCGTCTGGACCGGCTCCGCCACCCTCCTCCCCCCGGACGGTCGCCCCGCCGTCCTCTACACCGGCGCCACCGACGATTCCGTCCAGGTGCAGAACCTCGTCTTCCCCGCCGACCCCGCCGACCCGCTGCTCCTCCGGTGGTCCAAATCCGACGCCAACCCGGTCCTCCTCCCCCCGCCCGGTGTGGGTCCGCAGGACTTCCGCGACCCCACCACCGCCTGGGCCGACGCCACGGGATCCAGCTGGCGCGTGGCCATCGGCACCAAGGACGAGTCCCACGCCGGGATCGCTCTCGTCTACCGCACCACCGACTTCCTCACCTACGAGCTGCTGCCCGGCGTGCTCCGCCGGGTCGCCGGCACCGGCATGTGGGAATGCGTCGACTTCTACCCGGTGTCGACGGGCGGCGTGGCGGCAGGGGAGGGGCTGGACACGTCGGCAGTGGCCGGAGACGGGGTGAAGCACGTGCTGAAAGCGAGCATGGACGACGACCGGAACGACTACTACGCCATCGGGAGCTACGACCTGGAGAAGAACGTGTGGGTCCCGGACGACGCAGAGGCGGACGTGGGGATCGGGCTGAGGTACGACTGGGGCACGTTCTACGCCTCCAAGACGTTCTACGATCCGGCGAAGCGGCGGAGGGTGCTGTGGGGGTGGGTGGGGGAGATGGACAGCGAGGGCGCGGACGTGCGCAAGGGTTGGGCGTCTATTCAGGTACGTCGCGCGTGCTACCTAACAACCGTAGGCGTATCATTAGGGCTCGCAAGTCTCTGAACACACTCCGTACCCAAATCGATTCCCTCCGGACAAAGCAAAACCTAGTGGGTCCCTTTTCCGGATTGGACCCCAGGCGCGGACAAAACAGAAAACCGGAAACCGGGATCGTTGATCGGCGCCCGTTCGCCGGTCGATGTTCGCACCTGCAAACCGAAGGAAAAAAAACCGGCCGATTCGGCCGGTTGATTGGTTTGGTATCGTAAACTGCCTAACAGACTGTCCGTTGTTCGAAAAATCGACATTTGATATGAAGACAAATATAAgatcaaaaataatttcatataagATAAAAAATGACATTTGACGTTTGGATTTCTTTTAGCATTTTCATATGTTGAATCATCAGACCCCCAACGCACATAACTTAGGTTGGAAGCCAATCATGTACCGACCTGTTGCCGCTCCAGAGGCAAACTGAGCTGGCGTAGGACCTCGGCGTCTCGCTGCTCGCTGCCTTGCAAGATAACCGAGTCGGGTAAACGGTGCAAACCATGTTTTCACCAGTCGCTCACGTGCACACTGTTCACCGCTTTCCATTTCCTTGATCGATTCGATCACTGTTGTCATGGCAGGCCATCCCTCGGACGGTGGTGTTTGATGTCAAAACCGGTGGCAATTTGATCCAGTGGCCGGTGGAAGAGGTGGAGAGCTTGAGGATGAGCAGCAGAAACTTCAGCGGCATCACCGTCGCCCCTGGATCCGTCATTCCTCTCGATGTTGGCTCGGCCACACAGGTATCAGACTGGCCTCGACGAGGAACGTGTTACCATTTGGATCTCCGGCTGAAACACAGCTTTCCTTGTTGCAGTTGGACATAGAGGCTGAGTTTGTGATCGATGAGGCGGCATTGATGGCGACGACGGAGGCCGATGTGGGCTACAACTGCAGCACCAGCGGTGGTGCTGCTGCGAGAGGTATGCTCGGGCCATTTGGGCTTCTCGTCTTGGCCGATAAGGCCTTATCGGAGCAGACCGCCGTCTACTTCTACGTGGCGAGAGGGAGGGACGGTCGCCTACGCGCCCACTTCTGCCAGGATGAATCGAGGCATGTACTTCTTACCTCTGTTGTTCCATTTGCATCGACAACATGCAGTTACAGAGATATTTGACTTGTGAATGCCGAAATGTAGGTCATCGAAGGCGAATGATATCGTGAAGAGAGTGGTCGGCAGCACAGTTCCCGTGCTTGATGGTGAAAAGTTGTCATTGAGAATACTGGTAAGTAACTATCTGGCTCATTGGAATAGGAAATATTATCTATAACACCCATTACTAGCCAATAATTCTATTTCTGTTTCATCTGGCACATATTCTAGCTTGTACTATACTTGCTGATGTATATGAATCATTCCATTCTGAAGCACTAAACAATTGTAGAGTTTATCCAGAGGCAAAAGAAAATTCTGTATCCAATGTCAAAAGGTTCAAATGTCATCACAATTAAAAGTCCACTGTCATAATTGAAGTCAACAAATCTTAAATGTTTGTTGTCTTTAATGATATTTTCATTATCTCATCCATTGAGAATAACTCCAATATTACTTCTTGAACAACATAAAATATGTTTTCCATTAATTTGTAATTTTATTGTGACCTGATTAGAGAATAATTGCAAATTTCACAAATTATCTGCTTGACCTCTAATTTCAGATAACCAATGGCATATTAGATTGTTTTACTACCATGTCTTCAGATCTCCACATTAAAAGATAGAATAATGTAACATAAACCTCCATCTCTTTTCTTTGTTAATCAAACGCATTCGCAAGAATAAAAGTTTGTTGTAGATTAGGCATTACTTACTTTTGTTTACTGAAATATGTTGTGAAATAAAGGTACTGTTATTAATCTTTCAGGTGGATCACTCGATTGTGGAAAGCTTTGCTCAGAAGGGAAGAACATGCATCACATCTCGTGTGTATCCCACTGAGGCAATTTATGGAGACGCAAGAGTCTTCCTCTTTAACAATGCCACCAACTGCAATGTGGTAGCCAAATCCCTCACCACGTGGCAGCTAAACTCGACTTACAATCATCCCTACTCTTCTTCCAAAGGTTTCTCATTgttcagcacactataattatgctaTTTTTTCCCATATATTGGTGATTGTGTCTACTACCTGTTTTTTATAATTGTGTTTATTTTATGGTGCATTACATCTCATCATTGTGTAATTGAGCTTCCTAAATGATAGCAGGTAAGATTTTCATCTATagaagattttcctcaatagagtaGAAAGATTTTCTCataatagcagataagattttcctaattatatgaggaaatctctctataggaaaatcttatctgctatcactaAACCtttgattatatataattatatatttatttttctaattttacacCTCACTTACATGTATTACAGTATTAATTAACTCATCATCTATTGTGAGACTAAATTATCctcgtacaaaaaaaaaaaaaaagcttgatgGCTACAATGTTCGCCACCAAGAAACAAACATAGGAATCAAGCATTAGGCTAATGGAACCAATCCATAGGAACAAATCTCGCTTGGCAGGAAAAGGGTACAGATAAAAAGTACTACCCAGAAAATTGGGTTATTTTAActgtattaattttttatattcatttattttgatgatataagtgGATTTGGTAGACTATtaatatctataaaaaaaaattaggaggATCACTATTTAACTAAGAGATCTAAACaacaataattattataaaataaaaaaataaaaaaggaaaacaaagacatATACATaagaaaatgataataataataataataaagaaaagaaaagatccaTTTTATTGTTTATGTATATTTAAATAACCAAATTGCTTCTTTTTCATGAGGGGTTTAATCGATTGATTCATTGATTGATAGCCCGTACTTGTTGACCCGATCAGGTGTAATATTTCTCTaagttaattttattttaattattattttaaatatcaaaTTTGGGATAAGCATGTATTTTATGTTAGGCTTGAATATGATGATATTAAATAGACTTATatttcattatgaattttaaggaTGGTAATTATTAGGTTTAAATTCACGAAGATAATATTGTAGCATTATTAAGATGATATAtgatacaaaaaagaaaagaaaagacgaGTTGTTCTTTATTCTTCTACATATGAATATAATTATACAAAATACATATAAATTATCTGAATGTGTTGCACTGGTCCTTACCCGACCTACTgatcattttctttaaatgctcacTACACCTTCCTATCTCTGCAGGTAGTTCGATGGACTGCGTGTTGCTGGTCCAGCTTTGGACATGTCTGCTGGTGTTCTTTACATTAATGTTATGATGAAGATATGGATATTAGAAAAAGTATGACTATAGAGATATGAGACAATTTTGTGATATctttatttattcatttattcgTTCATTCGCTCGTATGATAAGATCAATTTTTATCTCGATGACTAAGAGTTAGGCTAGTTAAAATAAATCACCTTTAACTAGTCTAATTCTTGTGGACTTGTTATATAATTAATAACTATATAGTAGAAGTtgcttttaattaaaaaaaaagataaagagataaaaaaagggattaaaaaagagagaaaaaacaaGACTGACGAAAAGAAACTTATAAGTCCATAAAATAATTCTTCATTTTTAAGTAATATTTAAGTACATTTAAATTATAttgttttaaaatataatatatttgataatgatattattaattcttgattttttttaaaccaaAATTTACATAAATAAGTTGTAATTTGTTTCTTTTACTTGTCGAATCTTCACTTCCAAAACGAAAGATTCCGCTAAGATCCTTATCAGAATCCAACAACCCCTCCCCCTTTGTTGCtgctgctactactactactggtTTCTTCGTCCTTTAGCCACCATCGGTAGAGATGATGGAGAAACATGATCTGGAATCGCATCCTTGTACCCCTTGGCCTCTTAGCAATGGTAACCTACCATCTTTGGCTCCGCCACCGGATCATATGGCATCCCACCACCACCGTCATCGGCATCAACGCCATCAGTCGCCGCATATGGAGGTTAGCACAATCGAAACCctcatctctctttctctctctctctctccaaatctTTCGTCGTGGGTTTCGACAGTCCAGACGTCGAGGAACAACATGTTAGCATCGACGTCGATCACGCTCAGCTCACCGATCGCGGTGTTGGTGACCAACGCCGGAGGCGGCCTGCGAGGACGACACGAGCGAGCTCGGGCTGGCCATCAAGTTCTTCGCCATCCGGCTCAACGTGCGGTCGACACGGTACGATAGCCACACGAGCATTCTTGTGACACGAGAGGAATGGGTGGTGTTTCCTGGCTTAGCCTGTCCAGCTGACGCCTGCACTAGAAGACCACCCCGCTATTACGCGATTGCATCGAGGAATGCGACATTTAAAGCTGCATTAATATTTTATTGGGTCGACATTATGATGGATTTATTTTAAGCTTTTGATGCAATTTCAAGCTCGTTCCCTTCTATTATATTAACTTTGGGGTCTGAATTATATTAGTGTAACAATCAAATCTTTTGAAATTAATGGTGGTCtttattgattgaaaaatttctcaagaaaaccctcatatttatcaaaaatatttattttaagaaaaaaatatttactcattaaaatcaaactaattatatattaattcatgtaattagttatatttagtatttcgatctttaccttttcaaaatttatattagaatctctATACTTACGAAAATGAAACATTAAGATTTTATAcaaaattaaaaagataattttataaaattaaaaaatttaatttaatttttattatgtaacgagattaaatgtttcactttaatAAGTATAAAAATCTGAATGTAAGTcttaaaaatagaaagaagataactaattataaaaaataatctataattaattatatccAAATCTAACCACTCAAACTGATCAACTGGACaatcaattatattattttttggtaGAATTATAGTGTTTTAATTCATCCCACCTCACTTAAGTAGCTCAAAACGTTCATAAGAGCCGCATAATTTCTTCCgcgaattaaaatattataattatattcaaaaatactataattattGATATTATTCGACTGACTGAATCAcagtatatatattttctttatatatgTGGATTtcgaatttttcttatttttccggAAACATTTTCTTTGGTAGGCGAGCTATCAATACATATATTTTCTCTTCAAAGCGTGGTGGAGAGACACCAACATGTCGGATAAGTACAGTCCCGTGTGCGCTTTGATGACggtttcctcgtatctatattctGTGTGAGGAGCTGTCGTTTCTCTGCATCTCTCTTCTGCACCCTCAAGCTtaagattctctctctctctgtgagatATGATTGCTGGTTCTAATTCATAAATCGGTGCATTCCAACTCTTGTTTGGTTGCGGTGAGAAAGGGGACCAGAGTGGTGGTGTTGGTGTCGTAGCAGAGGTTGCCGTGCCGTTCTCCTTCTGCTACTGTTCTGATCCTTATCCTTCTTTTGGTGTTTGTTTTCCGGTCGCTGTCATGGGAACTCAACATTAGTGACCTCTTCCTCTGCATCTGATTTGTTTCTTGTGTTTGGCTTTGGTCCTTCTTCCACATTCTTTTACCAAAATGAGACTTTGGTTCCTCCTTTCTGCCGTGCACACCATTATGAGATCTTGAAGTGCTCTCTGCTACTCATCAGTTCATCAGTCGCGTTGATTGAGGGTTTGAAGGCCTTTTTTTGATAAATATTAACATTTTGGTATTTTGTTCTTTGTCGGAAATGAAAAGTTCATCTTTTTCCTTCAAGTGTTTGATCTTTACCTCTCGACTCCCACTCTCCCTGGTTGTGTTGCAGGTTCCATGGCTAAAGAGCACAGCGCAACATCTAAGTTTCATCAGATGGAATCAAAAAGGAGGCGCTTTGCTTGGATTCTTTGTGTGAGCGGCCTCTGCATTCTGTTCTACGCCATAGGTTCTTGGCAAAGCTCCTCCGGTGTGTCCTACAAAGTCGGATGCCGCAGCATCTCCCCCGGTTCCGCTTCTGCCGCCGGCCTCGATTTCCAAGCTCACCACCCGGGCGGCTTCAACCGCACCTCACTTGCTACGACGGACTTCCCAGCTTGTGACCTGAAGTACAGTGAATACACCCCCTGCCAAGACCCGAGGAGGGCGAGAAAGTTCAAGAAGATGATGCTGAAGTACCGAGAGCGGCATTGCCCCAAGAAAAATGAGCATCTCCACTGCTTAATCCCTGCTCCACCAAAATATAAGAATCCTTTTAGGTGGCCTCGAAGCAGAGACTACGCTTGGTATGACAACATTCCCCACCGGGAGCTCAGCATCGAGAAGGCTGTCCAGAACTGGATTCAGGTTGAGGATGATCGGTTTCGGTTCCCAGGTGGTGGCACGATGTTCCCCCGCGGTGCTGATGCTTACATTGATGATATTGATGCTCTCGTTCCATTGAGTAATGGAGATATCAGAACAGCATTAGACACTGGTTGCGGAGTAAGGCATCGTAGCTTCTCTTTGAACAATTTGGTGTCATGATTCCTTGCACATTGAGATTTTTCTTTTGGTGCATTTTGGTACTGGAGGTTGCAAGCTGGGGAGCTTATCTTCTGAATAGGGATATCCTGACAATGTCATTTGCTCCGCGAGATTCGCATGAAGCACAAGTTCAATTTGCACTGGAAAGAGGAGTTCCAGCCATTATAGGTGTCATGGCGACAGAGCGTATTCCATACCCGGCTAGAGCTTTCGACATGGCTCATTGCTCGCGATGTTTGATTCCTTGGAACAAATATGGTTGGTGTTTCTTACACTTGTTCTTGGTATCAGATTCTAGTAGGCGTTTCATTTGCTAATTTGTGCCAAATCTTTAGACTTGGAATCAGTGTGCAGTTTTAATTGTATCGGCAATTCTTGTCATCAGATGGACTGTATCTAATTGAAGTGGATAGAGTATTGAGGCCGGGTGGCTATTGGATCCTCTCTGGTCCTCCAATCCACTGGAAGAAGTACTACAAAGGATGGGAAAGAACGCAAGATGATCTAAGACAGGAACAATATGAAATCGAGGATGTCGCAAAGCGACTTTGCTGGAAGAAGGTGGTCGAGAAGGGTGATCTTGCAATCTGGCAAAAACCTATTAACCACATAGAATGCGTACAAAATTGGAAAGTTTATAGAACACCACACATCTGCATAAATGACAGTCCAGATTCTGCTTGGTGAGATTTCTACCGCTTTTACTTTACATACTTTGTCGACCTGCACACTAATCATCTTAAAAATTTGATACTCATTTTTAACCATAGATCTGCATGGTTATTAAGATAAGAGTAAGCATTGGTTTGAGCTTAGACACCCTTGCCAAATTgttacaaaaagagaaaaaaaaaaaaaactcaaactaccgataatttttattttcagtCGCATATTCATTCTGGTTAACTTAAATTTGCTCAGTTGCCTTTTGCTCATCTTGTGAGGTTAGTAATAAATCTGTGAAGCTTTGTTAAGGTTGACCTTTTGGTGTGTCTTAAACTAAAGCAGGATCATCATGTGTGTTTGTAAACAGTAGCAGAAAACCAAAGGGATCGGAATCAGTGTTTTATCGATATCTTACACTGCAGAATCTGATATTAAGGACCTTGCTTGAATCCAGGAAACACCAGAAGAATTCAATTTCTTGGATATTTGTTCTTTCGGATGTCGCTTTCTTGCCAAAACTCCGAAACAGcttaaataagaagaaaaaaacacctagtaaaaaaataaattgtacTGATTCAATACAACACAATGGAATTGAACCTACTGATATTGGAGTACAGATTCTACAAAGCTCCAAAACAgctgaaaaaaaaataatgaagatAAAATTTGAAAAAAGATGAGTTACACTGATTAAGATAGAAGAAATTAAACCTAAGGATATATCCTAGTAGAAATTAGGATACAGATGTGCTACCAAGTAATAGTAAATATTCAGACCTTTGGCCTAAACAATGCTTGCTTGTTAATAGTAAATTTCGGATGTCGTTCCTGAATTAAGCTGCTCTCCATTACTTATCCAACAAGGTCTTCTTAGGTACAGGAAGATGGAGACATGCATAACACCATTGCCAGAAGTGAGGAGCCCTGAAGAAGTTGCCGGTGGAGCCTTGGAAAAATGGCCAGAAAGAGCATTTGCTGTTCCTCCACGAATAAGAAGTGGATCTGTTCCGGGAATTACAGTCCAAAAATTCCATGAGGAC is a window from the Musa acuminata AAA Group cultivar baxijiao chromosome BXJ2-1, Cavendish_Baxijiao_AAA, whole genome shotgun sequence genome containing:
- the LOC135597990 gene encoding beta-fructofuranosidase 1-like, which encodes MDQSLPFRYPPLLASSSPDSSATRRLRVLAVLMAVLLVGIVSVDVIVRGRAPRDRTALRPTDAIPRSRGPADGVSEKSSRSGLSSSATAGVKGPEDYFQWTKEMLQWQRTAFHFQPLDNWMNDPNAPLFYKGWYHFFYQYNPSSPVWGNITWGHAVSRDLVRWLHLPLALVPDHWYDSRGVWTGSATLLPPDGRPAVLYTGATDDSVQVQNLVFPADPADPLLLRWSKSDANPVLLPPPGVGPQDFRDPTTAWADATGSSWRVAIGTKDESHAGIALVYRTTDFLTYELLPGVLRRVAGTGMWECVDFYPVSTGGVAAGEGLDTSAVAGDGVKHVLKASMDDDRNDYYAIGSYDLEKNVWVPDDAEADVGIGLRYDWGTFYASKTFYDPAKRRRVLWGWVGEMDSEGADVRKGWASIQAIPRTVVFDVKTGGNLIQWPVEEVESLRMSSRNFSGITVAPGSVIPLDVGSATQLDIEAEFVIDEAALMATTEADVGYNCSTSGGAAARGMLGPFGLLVLADKALSEQTAVYFYVARGRDGRLRAHFCQDESRSSKANDIVKRVVGSTVPVLDGEKLSLRILVDHSIVESFAQKGRTCITSRVYPTEAIYGDARVFLFNNATNCNVVAKSLTTWQLNSTYNHPYSSSKGSSMDCVLLVQLWTCLLVFFTLML